From Vibrio artabrorum, a single genomic window includes:
- the rsxC gene encoding electron transport complex subunit RsxC — MISLIEQIRTGSIWNFPGGVHPAENKTQSNTTDIIHARLPQQIILPVKQHIGKSGNLLVTVGDTVLKGQQLTALDTGFTLPVHAPTSGVITAIEPRTTAHPSGLSELSVVIKPDGFDTWIEKKPVDDFSTKTSDELLDVIRQAGISGMGGAGFPTAKKLQSGLGRTDILIVNAAECEPYITSDDKLLQEHADEILKGIEVVEHILQPKLTVIGIEDNKPTAIKALEIAAKDKDIVIRVIPTKYPSGGEKQLIKILTNKEVPAGGIPADIGVLVQNVGSLYSIKRAIIDGEPVINRVVTLTGNTFKQPRNVWALLGTPVHELLEEFDYKADKKLPRLIMGGPMMGFTLPHTNVPITKTSNCILAPTRREIAPSTYEMECIRCSACAEACPASLLPQQLQWHAKANELDKCEELNIKDCIECGACAFVCPSEIPLVQYYRQAKAEIKTRKDEAMAAERAKIRFEEKNARMERDKAERENRFKKAADNRRKDMKSANGDDAIAAAIARVKAQKAAADQDTSAEPNVKPAVAAAIARAKAKQAAALKANDAEPDNSEMSKLREERKKLARERKAQQAEPASEAPVESSGDAKKDAVAAAIARAKAKKAQQAEPASEAPAESRGDAKKDAVAAAIARAKAKKAQQAESASEAPSESRGDAKKDAVAAAIARAKAKKAQQAESASEAPAESSGDAKKDAVAAAIARAKAKKAQQAESASEAPAESSGDAKKDAVAAAIARAKAKKAQQAKSTEASDVAPVDKIKAEAQQEPVDPKKAAVAAAIARAKAKKAQQEQDKKNNEEKE; from the coding sequence ATGATCTCTTTAATTGAACAAATTCGCACGGGCTCTATTTGGAACTTTCCAGGCGGTGTGCACCCAGCTGAAAACAAAACACAGTCCAACACGACTGATATCATTCATGCAAGGCTCCCACAACAAATCATTCTTCCGGTGAAACAGCACATCGGTAAATCGGGTAACCTGTTGGTTACTGTGGGCGATACTGTACTAAAAGGCCAACAACTGACCGCCTTAGACACGGGTTTTACTTTACCAGTACACGCACCAACATCGGGTGTGATTACCGCGATCGAACCGCGAACCACCGCTCACCCTTCAGGCTTGAGTGAATTGAGTGTCGTGATTAAACCAGATGGCTTTGACACTTGGATTGAAAAAAAACCAGTTGACGATTTTTCGACAAAGACTTCTGACGAATTGCTTGATGTGATTCGCCAAGCTGGTATTTCAGGCATGGGCGGCGCAGGCTTCCCTACGGCTAAGAAGCTTCAATCCGGCTTAGGTCGTACTGACATTTTGATCGTCAATGCAGCGGAATGTGAACCTTACATCACCTCTGATGACAAGTTACTTCAAGAACATGCCGACGAAATATTAAAAGGCATCGAAGTGGTTGAACACATCCTTCAACCTAAGTTGACGGTTATCGGCATTGAAGACAACAAACCAACGGCCATTAAAGCACTTGAGATAGCAGCAAAAGACAAAGATATCGTCATTCGTGTTATCCCTACCAAATACCCTTCTGGTGGTGAAAAACAACTGATCAAGATCCTCACCAATAAAGAGGTGCCTGCTGGCGGCATTCCTGCGGATATTGGCGTGTTGGTTCAGAACGTCGGCTCTCTCTACTCGATTAAGCGAGCGATAATCGACGGCGAACCTGTGATTAACCGCGTTGTGACATTAACTGGCAACACTTTCAAGCAACCTCGTAACGTGTGGGCGCTACTTGGCACACCAGTACATGAGTTACTTGAAGAGTTTGATTACAAAGCCGATAAAAAACTGCCGCGTTTGATTATGGGCGGCCCAATGATGGGCTTCACCTTGCCACATACCAATGTGCCCATTACCAAAACGTCGAACTGTATTTTAGCGCCAACACGTCGTGAAATTGCACCAAGCACTTACGAAATGGAGTGCATTCGATGCAGTGCATGTGCCGAAGCTTGTCCAGCGTCACTGTTACCTCAACAATTGCAATGGCATGCAAAAGCCAATGAGCTAGACAAGTGTGAAGAGCTCAATATCAAAGACTGTATTGAATGTGGTGCATGTGCATTTGTCTGCCCAAGCGAAATCCCGCTTGTTCAGTACTATCGCCAAGCGAAAGCCGAAATCAAAACAAGAAAAGACGAAGCAATGGCGGCTGAGCGCGCCAAGATTCGTTTTGAAGAGAAGAACGCTCGTATGGAGCGTGATAAAGCTGAACGTGAAAATCGTTTCAAAAAAGCTGCTGATAACCGTCGTAAGGACATGAAGTCAGCGAACGGTGATGATGCGATAGCCGCTGCGATTGCTCGCGTTAAAGCGCAAAAAGCCGCGGCTGACCAAGATACGTCAGCAGAACCCAACGTAAAACCCGCAGTCGCCGCTGCCATTGCTCGAGCGAAAGCCAAACAAGCTGCGGCTCTGAAAGCAAATGACGCAGAGCCAGACAACTCTGAAATGTCTAAACTGCGTGAAGAGCGTAAGAAGCTAGCTCGAGAGCGTAAGGCCCAGCAAGCAGAACCCGCTTCTGAGGCTCCGGTTGAAAGTTCCGGCGATGCTAAGAAAGACGCTGTTGCCGCGGCTATTGCTCGCGCGAAAGCCAAGAAAGCGCAGCAAGCTGAACCCGCTTCTGAAGCTCCAGCTGAAAGTCGTGGTGATGCTAAGAAAGACGCTGTTGCCGCGGCTATTGCTCGCGCGAAAGCCAAGAAAGCGCAGCAAGCAGAATCCGCTTCTGAGGCTCCATCTGAAAGTCGTGGTGATGCTAAGAAAGATGCCGTTGCCGCGGCTATTGCTCGTGCGAAAGCCAAGAAAGCGCAGCAAGCAGAGTCAGCTTCTGAGGCTCCAGCTGAAAGTAGTGGTGATGCTAAGAAAGACGCCGTTGCCGCGGCTATTGCTCGTGCGAAAGCCAAGAAAGCGCAGCAAGCAGAGTCAGCTTCTGAGGCTCCAGCTGAAAGTAGTGGTGATGCTAAGAAAGACGCCGTTGCCGCGGCTATTGCTCGCGCGAAAGCCAAGAAAGCGCAGCAAGCAAAGTCGACCGAAGCATCTGATGTCGCGCCTGTAGACAAAATCAAGGCTGAGGCTCAACAAGAGCCCGTCGATCCTAAAAAAGCAGCCGTTGCTGCCGCTATTGCTCGCGCTAAAGCGAAGAAAGCGCAGCAAGAGCAAGACAAAAAGAATAATGAGGAGAAAGAGTAG
- a CDS encoding electron transport complex subunit E — translation MNDHKTLIKNGMWANNPALVQLLGLCPLLAVSSTVTNALGLGIATLMVLVGSNVSVSLVRNHVPKEVRIPVFVMIIASLVTCVQLLMNAYAYGLYLSLGIFIPLIVTNCIIIGRAEAFASKNEVLPAAQDGFWMGLGMTSVLVVLGAMREIIGNGTLFDGADLLLGDWASVLRIQIFQFDNSFLLALLPPGAFIGVGFLIALKNIIDDRTKSRLPKQEKPVIERARVTNA, via the coding sequence ATGAATGACCATAAAACACTAATTAAAAATGGCATGTGGGCGAATAACCCTGCCCTGGTACAACTTCTTGGGTTATGTCCGCTGCTGGCCGTATCATCAACGGTAACGAACGCACTTGGGCTCGGGATTGCGACATTAATGGTCTTAGTCGGTTCGAACGTATCTGTCTCTTTGGTTCGTAACCACGTGCCAAAAGAAGTGCGAATCCCAGTTTTCGTCATGATCATTGCATCGCTAGTCACGTGTGTTCAACTTCTGATGAACGCTTACGCGTATGGGCTTTACCTCTCTTTAGGTATCTTTATCCCGCTTATCGTTACCAACTGTATCATCATTGGTCGTGCGGAAGCCTTTGCTTCTAAAAACGAAGTGCTGCCTGCGGCTCAAGATGGATTCTGGATGGGCCTTGGCATGACCTCGGTGCTGGTTGTACTAGGTGCGATGCGTGAGATTATTGGTAACGGAACCCTATTTGATGGCGCAGACCTGCTCCTTGGTGACTGGGCTTCGGTATTACGAATCCAGATATTCCAATTTGATAACAGCTTCTTGTTAGCCCTGCTTCCACCGGGTGCCTTCATCGGTGTCGGCTTTTTGATTGCCTTGAAAAACATCATAGATGACCGAACAAAATCTCGACTACCAAAACAAGAGAAACCTGTCATTGAACGCGCTCGCGTGACCAATGCCTGA
- the rnt gene encoding ribonuclease T — translation MTVENEALTLKNRFRGYFPVVIDVETAGFNAKTDALLEICAITLRMDENGDLHPASTLHFHIEPFEGANIEQAALDFNGIKDPFSPLRGAVSEQEALKEIYKLVRKEQKASDCSRAIMVAHNATFDLNFVNAASERCKLKRVPFHPFATFDTAALSGLAYGQTVLAKACRTAGMEFDNKEAHSALYDTQKTTELFCGIVNKWKALGGWPLVDE, via the coding sequence ATGACTGTAGAAAACGAAGCTCTGACTCTAAAAAATCGCTTTCGCGGCTATTTTCCAGTAGTCATCGACGTGGAGACCGCCGGTTTTAACGCAAAAACCGATGCATTATTAGAGATCTGTGCCATTACATTAAGAATGGATGAAAACGGTGATCTGCACCCGGCGTCAACGCTTCATTTTCATATTGAACCTTTTGAAGGCGCCAATATAGAGCAAGCAGCATTAGACTTTAACGGTATTAAAGATCCATTTAGCCCATTACGTGGTGCTGTATCGGAGCAAGAAGCCCTTAAAGAAATCTATAAGCTAGTGAGAAAAGAACAAAAAGCTTCAGATTGCAGCCGTGCAATTATGGTCGCTCATAATGCTACATTCGATTTAAACTTCGTCAATGCAGCAAGTGAGCGTTGTAAGCTTAAACGCGTCCCTTTCCACCCATTTGCCACTTTTGATACGGCAGCTCTTAGTGGTCTTGCCTACGGTCAAACCGTTTTGGCTAAAGCTTGCCGCACTGCTGGGATGGAATTTGACAACAAAGAAGCACACTCTGCTTTGTATGACACACAAAAAACCACAGAGTTATTTTGTGGCATTGTAAACAAATGGAAAGCCCTTGGTGGTTGGCCTCTTGTTGACGAATAA
- the nth gene encoding endonuclease III, whose amino-acid sequence MNNVKRVEILKRLRENNPKPETELNWNSPFELLIAVLLSAQATDVSVNKATDKLYPVANTPQAIFDLGVDGLKAYIKTIGLFNSKAENTIKTCRMLLDLHNGEVPEDRAALEALPGVGRKTANVVLNTAFGWPTIAVDTHIYRVSNRTKLAMGKTVDDVEAKLLKVIPKEFKLDVHHWLILHGRYTCVARKPRCGSCIIEDLCEFKEKTDV is encoded by the coding sequence ATGAACAATGTAAAACGAGTAGAAATACTTAAGCGTTTAAGAGAAAACAACCCGAAGCCTGAAACTGAGCTTAACTGGAACAGCCCTTTCGAGTTGCTGATCGCCGTGCTCTTATCTGCGCAAGCAACCGATGTCAGCGTCAATAAAGCCACTGATAAGCTTTACCCAGTTGCTAATACGCCGCAAGCGATTTTCGACCTAGGTGTTGATGGCTTAAAAGCGTACATCAAGACCATTGGTCTGTTTAACTCGAAAGCAGAAAACACCATTAAGACCTGCCGCATGCTACTTGACCTACATAATGGTGAAGTGCCGGAAGATCGCGCTGCATTAGAAGCCCTTCCCGGTGTAGGCCGCAAGACAGCCAACGTCGTATTGAATACCGCTTTCGGTTGGCCAACCATCGCCGTTGATACTCATATCTATCGAGTATCAAATCGCACTAAGCTGGCGATGGGTAAAACCGTCGACGATGTCGAAGCAAAGCTGCTTAAAGTTATCCCAAAAGAATTCAAACTGGATGTCCACCATTGGCTCATTCTTCATGGACGCTACACCTGCGTTGCGCGCAAACCCCGCTGTGGCAGCTGTATCATTGAAGACCTGTGTGAGTTCAAGGAAAAAACTGACGTCTAG
- the motY gene encoding flagellar protein MotY: protein MKKRLLTGSLLFSLLISSTVLAQEKHYGASPQQSKWEMVTNTPLECRLVHPIPNFGEAEFSSHASKKILLDFELKMRRPMGATRNVSLVSMPPPWRPGERADRITTIKFFQQFDGYVGGQTAWGILSELEKGRYPTFSYQEWQSRDQRIEVSLSSVLFQEKYNVFSDCIANLLPYSFEDISFTILHYERNSDQLNKLSRKRLSQIAEYIRYNKDIDLVLVATYTDSTDSKDISQNLSERRAESLREYFKSLGLHEDRIQVQGYGKRRPVADNNSPMGKDMNRRVVISLGRTQV from the coding sequence ATGAAGAAACGACTCCTAACAGGCTCATTGCTGTTCTCGCTACTGATATCCTCAACGGTTTTAGCGCAAGAAAAGCACTACGGAGCATCGCCTCAACAATCGAAATGGGAGATGGTCACTAACACGCCACTTGAATGTCGCTTGGTTCATCCAATCCCTAACTTTGGTGAAGCAGAGTTTTCATCTCATGCGAGTAAAAAAATCCTGTTGGACTTTGAACTTAAAATGCGCCGTCCAATGGGGGCCACGCGTAATGTAAGTTTGGTTTCTATGCCACCGCCTTGGCGTCCTGGAGAGAGAGCCGATCGCATAACAACCATTAAGTTCTTCCAACAATTTGATGGGTATGTTGGTGGCCAAACGGCTTGGGGCATTTTGAGTGAGTTGGAGAAAGGGCGCTACCCGACATTCAGTTACCAAGAATGGCAAAGCCGAGATCAACGTATTGAGGTGTCGTTGTCTTCTGTATTATTCCAAGAAAAATATAATGTATTCAGTGATTGTATAGCCAACTTATTACCATACAGCTTTGAAGATATCTCTTTTACTATCTTGCACTATGAGCGTAATAGTGACCAACTGAACAAGTTGTCTCGAAAAAGGTTAAGTCAGATTGCTGAGTATATTCGCTACAATAAAGATATCGACCTTGTGTTAGTGGCAACGTATACCGACTCTACAGATAGCAAAGATATTAGCCAAAATCTTTCGGAGCGAAGAGCGGAATCGTTGCGAGAGTACTTTAAATCACTGGGCTTACATGAAGACCGTATTCAAGTTCAAGGTTATGGGAAGCGTCGTCCTGTTGCCGACAATAACTCGCCAATGGGTAAAGACATGAACCGACGTGTTGTCATTTCTTTAGGCCGTACACAGGTTTAA
- the gloA gene encoding lactoylglutathione lyase gives MSNGRILHTMLRVGDLDKSIAFYTEVMGMQLLRKNENKEYEYTLAFVGFGDESQGAVIELTYNWGTTEYDLGSAFGHIAIGVDDIYTTCDAIKAAGGNVTREAGPVKGGSTHIAFVKDPDGYMIELIQNKQASAGLEG, from the coding sequence ATGTCAAACGGCCGTATTTTACACACCATGCTACGCGTTGGTGATCTAGATAAGTCTATCGCGTTCTACACAGAAGTAATGGGCATGCAGCTATTACGTAAGAACGAAAATAAAGAGTACGAATACACACTGGCTTTCGTTGGCTTTGGTGACGAGTCTCAAGGTGCTGTCATTGAGCTGACTTACAACTGGGGCACGACTGAGTATGACCTAGGCTCTGCTTTTGGACACATTGCGATCGGTGTTGATGACATCTACACAACATGCGATGCGATCAAAGCAGCAGGCGGTAACGTAACTCGTGAAGCGGGTCCAGTTAAAGGTGGTTCGACACACATCGCATTCGTTAAAGACCCTGACGGCTACATGATCGAATTGATTCAGAACAAGCAAGCAAGCGCAGGTCTAGAAGGTTAA
- the rsxD gene encoding electron transport complex subunit RsxD, translated as MAFFIASSPHAHSRRSTPDIMKWVAICALPGLLAQTYFFGWGTLIQLVFAIVLAIAFEAAVMLLRKRPPMMALRDYSAVVTAWLLSVAIPPHSPWWILVIGMFFAIIIAKHLYGGLGQNPFNPAMVAYVVLLISFPVQMTSWNPPTSLAANATSFVDSFLMIFTGFNNEGLSLQQVRLGIDGTTMATPLDAFKTALTAGNTTSEALSQPQFSWLAGVGWEWVNLAYLVGGLVLIKQRVIQWHIPVAFLSSLTLFSLVFLMLTPGETASPTIHLLSGATMLGAFFIATDPVSASTTVKGRLVFGALIGGLVFIIRSWGGFPDGVAFAVLLANMCVPLIDYYTKPRTYGH; from the coding sequence GTGGCCTTCTTTATCGCCAGCTCACCGCACGCGCACAGTCGTAGAAGCACCCCAGATATAATGAAGTGGGTCGCTATTTGTGCCTTGCCAGGTCTGTTAGCTCAAACCTACTTCTTTGGATGGGGTACACTCATTCAATTAGTCTTTGCTATTGTACTTGCTATTGCCTTTGAAGCCGCTGTCATGCTGCTCAGAAAACGCCCACCCATGATGGCGCTGCGTGATTACAGTGCTGTTGTGACTGCATGGCTGCTGAGTGTCGCAATTCCTCCACACTCTCCGTGGTGGATATTAGTGATAGGTATGTTCTTCGCAATTATTATCGCCAAACATCTATACGGCGGGCTGGGGCAAAACCCATTTAACCCAGCGATGGTGGCTTACGTTGTTTTGCTGATCTCATTCCCAGTTCAAATGACCAGTTGGAATCCACCGACCAGCTTAGCGGCTAACGCAACGAGCTTTGTTGACTCATTCTTGATGATCTTTACTGGCTTCAATAATGAAGGGCTGTCTCTACAACAAGTCCGTTTAGGTATTGATGGCACCACAATGGCAACACCACTCGATGCATTTAAAACTGCATTAACGGCAGGCAATACAACGTCAGAAGCTCTATCCCAACCTCAATTTAGCTGGTTAGCTGGCGTGGGTTGGGAATGGGTAAACCTTGCTTACCTTGTTGGTGGCCTAGTACTGATCAAACAGCGTGTGATTCAATGGCATATCCCGGTGGCGTTTCTGAGCAGCTTGACCCTATTTAGCCTAGTATTCTTGATGCTCACTCCCGGTGAAACCGCGTCGCCAACCATTCATCTCTTGTCTGGTGCGACTATGCTCGGCGCATTTTTTATTGCGACCGACCCAGTTTCCGCCTCAACCACAGTCAAAGGTCGTTTAGTATTTGGTGCTCTGATCGGTGGGCTTGTATTTATCATCCGCAGTTGGGGTGGCTTCCCTGATGGCGTCGCGTTTGCTGTATTGTTAGCCAACATGTGTGTTCCACTGATTGACTACTACACCAAACCTCGTACATACGGCCATTAA
- the rsxB gene encoding electron transport complex subunit RsxB: protein MSTILIAIMALAVLAAVFGAILGFASIRFKVEADPIVDQIDSILPQTQCGQCGYPGCRPYAEAIANGDKINKCPPGGQATIEKLADLMGVEVEDSAHDLDNKVKTVAFIHEDMCIGCTKCIQACPVDAIVGGTKALHTVIKDECTGCDLCVAPCPTDCIEMIPVATTTDNWKWQMNIIPVTDITNQATDATASEPKA, encoded by the coding sequence ATGAGTACCATCTTAATTGCAATCATGGCACTCGCCGTATTAGCCGCCGTTTTTGGTGCCATTTTGGGCTTTGCATCCATCCGCTTTAAAGTAGAAGCCGATCCGATCGTCGATCAAATCGACAGCATATTGCCGCAAACTCAATGTGGTCAGTGTGGTTACCCTGGTTGTCGCCCATACGCAGAAGCGATCGCTAACGGAGACAAAATCAACAAATGTCCGCCCGGCGGCCAAGCAACCATTGAGAAGCTTGCCGACTTAATGGGTGTAGAAGTTGAAGACTCCGCCCATGACTTAGATAACAAAGTAAAAACCGTTGCCTTCATTCATGAAGATATGTGTATCGGCTGTACCAAGTGTATTCAAGCCTGCCCTGTTGACGCCATTGTTGGTGGTACCAAGGCACTGCACACCGTCATTAAAGATGAATGTACAGGTTGTGACCTCTGTGTTGCACCATGCCCAACCGACTGCATCGAAATGATTCCAGTGGCAACAACAACGGACAATTGGAAATGGCAAATGAACATCATCCCTGTTACTGATATCACTAACCAAGCAACTGATGCGACCGCGTCAGAGCCTAAAGCATAG
- a CDS encoding substrate-binding domain-containing protein — MATIKDVAKEAGVSIATTSRVINNAPHTSETAIAAVKSAMEKLGYRPNANARALVSKSSNAIGVLVNDVSAPFFGSMIKAIDTVASEQEKQLLIGSGYHDATKERNAINLLINSRCESLVVHSKGISDEELVKLANEVPGMVLINRIVPDIENRCIALDNRRGSYIATEYLIKNGHQHIGYICSSHDIEDAHDRLAGYLDALKDNGIESNDEYIEYGEPDELGGEQAMVNLMAKNTDITAIATYNDYMAAGCLALLQENGVRIPEDISVIGFDDGHIARFIYPRLTTIRYPIQVMANQAVKLSLQLASDEPKEHAEHKLFMPILVRRASVRNIN, encoded by the coding sequence ATGGCTACCATTAAAGATGTTGCGAAGGAAGCTGGCGTATCAATCGCAACCACATCTCGAGTCATCAACAACGCACCTCACACCAGTGAAACCGCAATTGCGGCGGTAAAATCCGCCATGGAAAAACTCGGCTATCGCCCAAATGCCAACGCACGAGCATTGGTCAGCAAGTCTTCAAACGCGATTGGAGTACTGGTTAATGATGTCTCCGCCCCGTTCTTTGGCTCGATGATTAAAGCCATCGATACCGTTGCAAGTGAGCAAGAAAAGCAGTTACTGATTGGCAGCGGTTACCATGACGCCACCAAAGAGCGCAATGCCATTAATCTACTGATCAACAGCCGCTGCGAATCACTCGTCGTTCATAGCAAAGGCATTAGCGATGAAGAGTTAGTCAAACTGGCCAATGAAGTGCCCGGAATGGTACTGATCAATCGTATTGTTCCCGATATCGAAAACCGCTGTATTGCTCTCGACAACCGCCGCGGCTCTTACATTGCCACCGAGTACTTAATTAAAAATGGTCACCAACACATTGGCTACATCTGTTCAAGTCACGATATTGAAGATGCTCACGACCGCTTAGCCGGCTATTTGGATGCATTAAAAGATAATGGTATTGAATCGAACGATGAGTACATCGAATATGGTGAACCTGACGAGTTAGGCGGTGAACAAGCCATGGTTAACTTAATGGCAAAAAACACAGATATCACGGCCATTGCAACGTATAACGACTACATGGCAGCAGGCTGTTTGGCGTTATTACAAGAAAATGGCGTTCGTATTCCAGAAGATATATCCGTTATTGGTTTTGATGACGGCCACATTGCTCGCTTCATTTACCCAAGGTTAACCACCATTCGTTACCCGATCCAAGTCATGGCAAACCAAGCGGTGAAACTCTCTCTGCAACTTGCAAGTGACGAACCAAAAGAGCACGCGGAACATAAGCTATTTATGCCTATTTTGGTGCGCAGAGCCTCTGTTCGAAATATTAATTAG
- the rsxA gene encoding electron transport complex subunit RsxA: MTEYLLLLVGTVLVNNFVLVKFLGLCPFMGVSKKLETAIGMGLATTFVLTLASVSAYLVETYVLTPLGIEYLRTMSFILVIAVVVQFTEMVVHKTSPTLYRLLGIFLPLITTNCAVLGVALLNINENHNFIQSIIYGFGAAVGFSLVLILFAAMRERIAVADVPMPFKGASIAMITAGLMSLAFMGFTGLVK, from the coding sequence ATGACCGAATACCTTTTGTTGTTGGTTGGCACAGTACTGGTCAATAACTTTGTGCTAGTGAAATTTTTAGGACTATGTCCATTTATGGGAGTCTCCAAGAAACTGGAGACTGCGATTGGCATGGGACTCGCGACGACTTTCGTTCTGACGTTAGCGTCGGTCTCTGCATACCTAGTGGAAACCTACGTCCTTACCCCTCTGGGTATTGAATACCTGCGCACCATGAGCTTCATCTTGGTTATCGCGGTGGTGGTTCAATTTACCGAAATGGTCGTACACAAAACCAGTCCAACCCTATATCGCCTATTGGGCATCTTCTTACCCCTTATCACCACCAATTGCGCAGTGTTAGGTGTGGCACTTTTGAACATCAATGAAAATCACAACTTCATTCAATCGATCATCTATGGTTTCGGCGCTGCGGTTGGATTCTCGCTCGTTTTGATCCTATTTGCAGCGATGCGTGAACGTATTGCGGTAGCCGATGTTCCAATGCCATTCAAAGGCGCATCGATTGCGATGATTACAGCAGGCCTAATGTCTCTGGCATTTATGGGCTTTACCGGATTGGTGAAGTAA
- the rsxG gene encoding electron transport complex subunit RsxG, protein MLKTIKKNGLVLAIFACASTGLVAVTDYLTKDKIKQQEQAQLLSILNQVIPLDLHDNQLFSACTLVQAEELGTDQAMPAYIARLNGEPTAIAIEAIAPDGYNGAIKVIVGMKIDGTILGTRVLSHQETPGLGDKIDLRVSDWILSFTGKQVTESNLDHWKVRKDGGDFDQFTGATITPRAVVKSVKQAVQYVNQNNQALLAQPLNCGGE, encoded by the coding sequence ATGCTAAAGACAATTAAGAAAAACGGCCTTGTTCTTGCGATTTTTGCATGTGCTTCAACGGGGTTAGTTGCAGTGACTGACTACCTGACTAAAGACAAAATCAAGCAACAAGAGCAAGCTCAATTACTCTCTATACTTAACCAAGTGATCCCGCTTGATCTGCACGACAATCAACTGTTTTCAGCCTGTACTCTGGTTCAAGCAGAAGAGCTCGGCACAGACCAAGCAATGCCCGCTTACATTGCTCGACTTAATGGTGAACCAACCGCGATTGCGATCGAAGCAATTGCACCAGATGGCTACAACGGCGCGATTAAAGTGATTGTTGGGATGAAAATTGATGGCACAATTTTAGGAACTCGTGTTCTTTCCCATCAAGAGACTCCGGGCTTAGGGGATAAGATTGATCTAAGAGTGAGTGATTGGATTCTCTCATTCACGGGTAAACAAGTGACGGAATCGAACCTCGACCATTGGAAGGTTCGTAAAGATGGGGGTGACTTTGACCAGTTTACTGGCGCAACTATTACACCAAGGGCTGTCGTAAAATCAGTGAAACAAGCGGTTCAATACGTCAACCAAAACAACCAAGCATTGCTTGCTCAACCTCTCAATTGCGGTGGTGAATAA